In one Thermococcus sp. 2319x1 genomic region, the following are encoded:
- a CDS encoding TIGR00529 family membrane protein — MNELLYLLLSFGIIIGFIRLKVNVGVSIFLGSLLLGVLFGLKPKDLLFSLYTSSTEWQTLRLILIIAFIMALTSIFSQIGYLKIMERAAKELFPCEKYSLAALPALIGLMPMPAGALVSAPMIETVADKLNISPEKKTLINYWFRHIWEHSWPMYQAIIIASAILSISVREFSSKMFPLTILMAIIGYLFFLRPIKSADDERGNIKEGLKLFLKSTYPIIVIILISIVLGYDMVYGAFIGFLSALIPHFKRVNKEEVIRYALQPKIIFLLLSVMYFKKLLEVTGAVEALPGIILELNLPIMAVIVLTPFLVGLMTGISFAYVGMTFPLLAPFFGSFDKIALAYLSGYMGMLFSPVHLCLVFSAEYYKADLGKVYRAMLIPGLALFLLGVLYISFL; from the coding sequence ATGAATGAACTCCTCTACCTTTTGCTTTCCTTTGGAATTATAATAGGGTTCATAAGACTGAAGGTGAATGTAGGAGTATCCATATTTTTGGGTTCTCTCTTATTGGGAGTTCTCTTTGGATTGAAACCAAAGGACCTTCTGTTCTCCCTTTACACATCCTCCACCGAGTGGCAAACCTTAAGGCTCATTCTGATTATAGCCTTTATAATGGCCCTAACGAGCATCTTTTCCCAAATCGGATACCTCAAAATAATGGAGAGAGCAGCTAAGGAGCTGTTTCCATGTGAGAAATATTCTTTAGCCGCACTTCCAGCATTAATAGGGCTAATGCCGATGCCCGCCGGAGCCCTTGTTTCGGCCCCCATGATAGAGACCGTGGCTGACAAGCTCAATATCTCTCCGGAGAAAAAGACCCTCATTAACTACTGGTTCAGGCATATATGGGAGCACTCCTGGCCAATGTATCAGGCGATAATAATCGCCTCGGCAATTCTAAGCATCTCTGTAAGAGAATTCAGCAGCAAGATGTTTCCATTAACAATACTCATGGCCATAATTGGGTATCTTTTCTTCCTTAGGCCTATAAAATCAGCAGATGATGAGAGGGGAAACATAAAAGAGGGACTGAAGCTGTTTCTTAAGAGCACGTATCCGATAATTGTGATCATCCTTATATCAATAGTTCTCGGCTACGACATGGTTTATGGGGCATTTATCGGCTTTTTGTCAGCGCTTATACCCCATTTTAAGAGAGTAAACAAAGAGGAGGTTATAAGATATGCCCTCCAGCCAAAGATAATATTCCTCCTTCTATCGGTCATGTACTTTAAAAAGCTTCTTGAAGTTACAGGGGCCGTTGAAGCCCTCCCGGGGATTATCCTAGAGCTAAACCTCCCAATAATGGCAGTAATAGTTTTGACTCCCTTTTTAGTTGGATTGATGACCGGTATAAGTTTCGCTTATGTGGGAATGACCTTTCCGTTGCTAGCACCGTTTTTTGGTAGCTTTGATAAAATTGCACTCGCGTACTTGAGCGGCTACATGGGGATGCTCTTCAGTCCAGTCCACCTGTGCTTAGTTTTCTCTGCAGAATACTACAAAGCCGACCTGGGAAAAGTTTACAGGGCGATGCTGATTCCCGGATTGGCTCTCTTCCTTCTCGGGGTTCTTTATATCTCTTTCCTCTAA
- a CDS encoding CPBP family intramembrane glutamic endopeptidase, whose protein sequence is MLFLGGPLQEEFGWRGYASPRLQANHSALVSSVIIGVLWAFWHLPLNFMSDKAGPQYEAALSMFLAPLPRQC, encoded by the coding sequence ATGCTCTTTCTAGGAGGCCCTCTTCAAGAGGAATTTGGTTGGAGAGGGTATGCATCGCCCCGTCTTCAAGCAAATCACAGTGCACTTGTCTCCAGTGTGATAATCGGGGTATTATGGGCCTTTTGGCATTTGCCTTTGAATTTTATGTCCGATAAAGCAGGACCCCAGTACGAAGCTGCTTTGTCAATGTTCCTTGCTCCGCTACCGCGGCAGTGCTGA